From a region of the Streptomyces asoensis genome:
- a CDS encoding Phenylacetic acid catabolic protein: MPTAAAAGLRCYELWDPMPDEVREGARRFATVQALNELVGVLPFAEWLDRAPGYSRRQMLMAKVQDEVGHGHVAARVAEDLGMPRERILLDYVEGRSKVHNIFHYSFASWEEFGPGLLLMNSAAILQFRSLMKGVYLPYARALRKIEREESFHYQHALDLTHEVLTHGDADQRRRVQEGFEMWLPRVLAYLGPPDTETLHANRMYQIGLKPEGNDELRQAWLSKIIPVFEKLGVHVDPALVRRAPSGEWEFAMPDWAEVKKVIAGGGPASQRRLEWVRGALDRNTRYRRALRGVA; encoded by the coding sequence ATGCCGACAGCGGCTGCGGCGGGACTCCGCTGCTACGAACTGTGGGATCCGATGCCCGACGAGGTACGCGAGGGCGCCAGGCGGTTCGCCACCGTGCAGGCGCTCAACGAACTGGTGGGGGTGCTGCCGTTCGCCGAGTGGCTGGACCGCGCGCCCGGTTACAGCAGGCGGCAGATGCTGATGGCCAAGGTCCAGGACGAGGTGGGTCACGGGCACGTGGCCGCGCGGGTCGCCGAGGACCTGGGCATGCCGCGCGAGCGGATCCTCCTGGACTACGTGGAGGGCCGCTCCAAGGTCCACAACATCTTCCACTACTCCTTCGCGTCCTGGGAGGAGTTCGGCCCCGGGCTGCTGCTGATGAACTCGGCGGCGATCCTGCAGTTCCGGTCCCTGATGAAGGGCGTGTACCTGCCCTACGCCCGGGCGCTGCGCAAGATCGAGCGCGAGGAGTCCTTCCACTACCAGCACGCCCTGGACCTGACCCACGAGGTGCTGACGCACGGTGACGCCGACCAGCGCCGCCGGGTGCAGGAGGGGTTCGAGATGTGGCTGCCGCGGGTGCTGGCCTACCTCGGCCCGCCCGACACCGAGACGCTGCACGCCAACCGCATGTACCAGATCGGCCTGAAGCCCGAGGGCAACGACGAGCTGCGCCAGGCCTGGCTGAGCAAGATCATTCCGGTTTTCGAGAAGCTCGGCGTGCACGTGGACCCCGCGCTGGTGCGCCGGGCGCCGTCGGGCGAGTGGGAGTTCGCCATGCCCGACTGGGCCGAGGTGAAGAAGGTCATCGCGGGCGGCGGCCCGGCCTCCCAGCGCCGGCTGGAGTGGGTGCGCGGCGCCCTGGACCGCAATACGCGCTACCGGCGCGCGCTGCGGGGGGTGGCGTGA
- a CDS encoding enoyl-CoA hydratase/isomerase family protein — protein MTSAPAVQRPTAWLDLDGAVGVLRLDRPPLNVLDRAAQYALRAAAEQAAADERVRAVVLYGGPGAFSAGADIKEMAAMTHADMVRHAAVLQGAFDAVAAIPKPVVAAINGPALGGGCELALTADARICGSRARLGLPEILLGVIPGAGGTQRLPRLIGPARAKELIFTGRQVGADEALGLGLVDQVVPAEEVLPSALRWARRFEKGPALALHAAKTAVDQGLAGDLAAGLSVERSVFAALFATEDRLTGMRSFAADGPGRATFDGR, from the coding sequence GTGACGAGCGCACCCGCGGTGCAACGCCCCACCGCATGGCTGGACCTCGACGGAGCGGTGGGCGTCCTGCGTCTGGACCGGCCGCCGCTGAACGTCCTCGACCGTGCGGCGCAGTACGCGCTGCGCGCCGCGGCCGAGCAGGCCGCGGCCGACGAACGGGTCCGCGCGGTGGTCCTGTACGGCGGGCCCGGCGCGTTCTCGGCGGGGGCGGACATCAAGGAGATGGCCGCGATGACGCACGCCGACATGGTGCGCCACGCGGCCGTGCTCCAGGGCGCCTTCGACGCGGTGGCCGCCATCCCCAAGCCGGTGGTGGCCGCCATCAACGGCCCTGCCCTGGGCGGCGGTTGCGAACTGGCACTGACGGCCGACGCACGGATCTGCGGCAGCCGGGCACGCCTCGGGCTGCCCGAGATCCTGCTGGGCGTCATCCCGGGGGCCGGCGGCACCCAGCGGCTGCCGCGGCTGATCGGCCCGGCCCGCGCCAAGGAACTGATCTTCACCGGACGGCAGGTCGGCGCGGACGAGGCGCTCGGCCTGGGCCTGGTGGACCAGGTCGTGCCGGCCGAGGAGGTGCTGCCGAGCGCGCTGCGCTGGGCGCGGCGCTTCGAGAAGGGGCCCGCCCTGGCCCTGCACGCCGCGAAGACGGCCGTCGACCAGGGGCTGGCGGGCGATCTGGCCGCCGGGCTGAGCGTCGAACGGTCGGTGTTCGCGGCCCTGTTCGCCACCGAGGACCGGCTCACCGGCATGCGGAGCTTCGCCGCCGACGGGCCCGGCCGCGCCACCTTCGACGGGAGATGA
- a CDS encoding flavin-containing monooxygenase, translating to MVTEFVETAVVGGGQQGCSVAGSLARLGYRAVVFERGEIGHAWAKERWESLRVNTPNRTVTFPGMPYDGDDPEGYMPAREVASRLRRYVAETGVDVREHTAVRSVEAPAGSPAHPDARFRLHLENGSGVEARNLVAALGGYSAPRLPELTARIDPSVTQLHTRYYRDPRSLPPGAVLVVGSGNSGQQIAEDLRDAGRQVYLSVGRHKTSPRRYRGAQVLDWLQLLPLEGNLESASGGRGDSPVLPGVSVLSGKAGGRDLSLGVLARKGVTLVGSVRDARGGVLHLEDNVRAIARDAARAESELLRAIDTAIERNGLVVPDPAPQPPFDPAQFTDHGDTLDLTAHHITTIVWATGFVPDYRILPPTALDGSGLPVHRAGTGTLPGLYYAGLPEGGSVMPLLIASTRAQAERVARSIHLDNTLRHRSPAALGPLWN from the coding sequence ATGGTGACCGAGTTCGTCGAGACCGCCGTCGTCGGAGGCGGCCAGCAAGGATGCTCGGTCGCGGGCTCCCTCGCCCGGCTCGGCTACCGGGCGGTGGTCTTCGAGCGCGGCGAGATCGGCCATGCCTGGGCGAAGGAACGCTGGGAGAGCCTGCGCGTCAACACCCCCAACCGGACCGTCACCTTCCCCGGCATGCCCTACGACGGCGACGACCCGGAGGGCTACATGCCGGCCCGCGAGGTCGCCTCACGGCTGCGCCGCTACGTCGCCGAGACGGGCGTCGACGTGCGCGAACACACCGCCGTGCGCTCGGTCGAGGCGCCCGCCGGCTCCCCCGCCCACCCGGACGCCCGCTTCCGCCTCCACCTGGAGAACGGCTCCGGCGTCGAGGCCCGCAACCTCGTCGCCGCCCTCGGCGGCTACTCCGCGCCCCGCCTGCCCGAGCTGACCGCCCGGATCGACCCCTCGGTCACCCAGCTGCACACCCGCTACTACCGCGACCCGCGGTCCCTGCCGCCCGGCGCCGTGCTCGTCGTCGGCTCCGGCAACAGCGGCCAGCAGATCGCCGAGGACCTGCGCGACGCCGGCCGCCAGGTCTACCTCTCGGTCGGCCGCCACAAGACCTCGCCGCGCCGCTACCGCGGAGCCCAGGTCCTGGACTGGTTGCAACTGCTGCCGCTGGAGGGCAACCTGGAGTCCGCCTCCGGCGGCCGCGGCGACTCACCCGTCCTGCCCGGCGTGTCCGTCCTCAGCGGCAAGGCCGGCGGCCGCGATCTCAGCCTCGGCGTGCTCGCCCGCAAGGGCGTCACCCTCGTCGGCAGCGTCCGCGACGCCCGCGGCGGCGTCCTGCACCTCGAGGACAACGTCCGCGCGATCGCCCGCGACGCCGCCCGCGCCGAGAGCGAACTCCTGCGGGCCATCGACACCGCGATAGAACGCAACGGCCTGGTCGTCCCCGACCCCGCCCCCCAACCCCCCTTCGACCCCGCGCAGTTCACCGACCACGGCGACACCCTCGACCTGACCGCCCACCACATCACCACGATCGTCTGGGCCACCGGATTCGTGCCCGACTACCGCATCCTGCCGCCCACCGCCCTGGACGGCAGCGGCCTGCCGGTGCACCGCGCGGGAACCGGCACCCTGCCGGGCCTCTACTACGCGGGCCTGCCCGAGGGCGGTTCGGTCATGCCGCTGCTCATCGCCTCCACCCGGGCCCAGGCCGAACGCGTCGCCCGCAGCATCCACCTCGACAACACCCTGCGCCACCGCTCCCCGGCCGCCCTCGGCCCCCTCTGGAACTGA
- a CDS encoding iron-sulfur cluster assembly protein, which produces MSPDPLTGVVAAVRDPEIDVGLGDLGVVRSVSRTGARIVVRLAPTRLSCPARGEIARRVRSALTDAAPGHGIEIVWERGAWQPASVTSAGHDALRTAGYRVAGTAARCPYCASDDVARAGRFGGAVCKVPYDCRACGSPFDVIGTAGCAVLPVPDVRQGGS; this is translated from the coding sequence GTGAGCCCCGACCCGCTCACCGGCGTCGTCGCCGCCGTACGCGACCCGGAGATCGACGTGGGTCTGGGCGACCTCGGAGTGGTGCGTTCGGTCTCGCGGACCGGCGCCCGGATCGTGGTGCGCCTGGCCCCCACCCGGCTCAGCTGCCCCGCCCGCGGCGAGATCGCCCGGCGGGTCCGGTCCGCGCTCACCGACGCCGCGCCCGGACACGGGATCGAGATCGTGTGGGAACGCGGCGCGTGGCAGCCCGCGTCGGTGACCTCCGCCGGCCACGACGCGCTGCGCACCGCCGGATACCGCGTGGCGGGCACCGCCGCCCGGTGCCCCTACTGCGCCAGCGACGACGTCGCGCGCGCCGGCCGCTTCGGCGGCGCGGTGTGCAAGGTGCCCTACGACTGCCGCGCCTGCGGCTCGCCCTTCGATGTGATCGGTACGGCCGGCTGCGCCGTGCTCCCGGTACCCGACGTCAGGCAAGGAGGATCATGA
- a CDS encoding cytochrome P450 family protein has translation MSSPAITRCPVLDPTGRAMHAEATSLREAPAVLVELPGPVRAWAVTRHSVIQALTNDPRVSRDLRRHWPALDEMPEGWPLAALALQQSFFNFYGEEHRRSRRRVAPTFSPRKVEGMRPRVRETADRLVDALAALEPGTVADVRQSLALPLTLTVICDLFGVPGPLRAGIGAGIDAVLNSSLGPQEALAAHDTLYERLGELLRHKRAHPAADLTSDLLLPSDPGQEPLSQEVLLGTLFLMIGAGYETTVNLITSAVQAVLENPGTLDRIREGSIGWPDVIEETLRVEGPIMHIPMRCALEDIDLGEGVVIRKGDAITVAFAAAGRDPQLHPRCPERFDPTRSGKEHLAFGHGPHFCLGAHLARLEADVALSTLFDRLPDLALADPGRRPDRVESFIINGPLGLKVVPRPA, from the coding sequence ATGTCGTCACCGGCCATCACCCGATGCCCCGTCCTCGATCCCACCGGCCGCGCGATGCACGCCGAGGCCACCTCGCTGCGCGAGGCGCCGGCCGTGCTGGTGGAGCTTCCCGGGCCCGTCCGCGCCTGGGCGGTCACCCGGCACAGCGTCATCCAGGCCCTGACCAACGATCCCCGCGTCTCGCGCGACCTGCGCCGGCACTGGCCCGCCCTGGACGAGATGCCCGAGGGCTGGCCGCTCGCCGCCCTCGCCCTTCAGCAGAGCTTCTTCAACTTCTACGGCGAGGAGCACCGCAGGTCGCGGCGGCGTGTCGCGCCCACCTTCTCGCCGCGCAAGGTGGAGGGGATGCGCCCGCGGGTCCGGGAGACCGCCGACCGTCTGGTCGACGCGCTGGCCGCACTGGAGCCGGGGACCGTCGCCGACGTGCGCCAGTCCCTCGCGCTGCCGCTGACCCTGACGGTCATCTGCGACCTGTTCGGCGTCCCCGGCCCGCTGCGCGCCGGGATCGGCGCGGGGATCGACGCGGTGCTGAACTCCTCCCTCGGGCCGCAGGAGGCGCTGGCCGCCCACGACACCCTGTACGAGCGGCTGGGCGAGCTGCTGCGCCACAAGCGCGCCCATCCGGCCGCCGACCTGACCAGCGATCTGCTGCTGCCGTCCGACCCCGGTCAGGAGCCGCTGTCGCAGGAGGTGCTGCTCGGCACGCTGTTCCTGATGATCGGCGCCGGTTACGAGACCACCGTCAACCTCATCACCAGCGCCGTCCAGGCCGTGCTCGAGAACCCCGGGACCCTCGACCGGATCCGTGAGGGGAGCATCGGCTGGCCGGACGTCATCGAGGAGACGCTGCGCGTCGAGGGCCCGATCATGCACATCCCGATGCGCTGCGCCCTGGAGGACATCGACCTGGGCGAGGGGGTCGTCATCCGCAAGGGCGACGCGATCACCGTCGCCTTCGCGGCCGCCGGCCGGGACCCGCAGCTGCATCCGCGGTGCCCGGAGCGCTTCGATCCCACCCGCTCCGGCAAGGAACACCTCGCCTTCGGTCACGGGCCCCACTTCTGCCTCGGCGCGCATCTCGCCCGCCTCGAGGCGGACGTCGCCCTGAGCACGCTCTTCGACCGGCTGCCCGACCTGGCCCTGGCCGACCCCGGCCGGCGGCCCGACCGCGTGGAGTCCTTCATCATCAACGGCCCCCTGGGCCTGAAGGTCGTCCCCCGCCCGGCCTGA
- a CDS encoding MFS transporter — protein MHDVLTPEGLRRRAVLSSLIGNSIEFYEFLIYGSFSSLYFGKLFFPSFSPTAGTLLSLSTFGVAFVGRPLGAFVFGHFGDRLGRRTTLITTLTVMGGATVLIGLLPTYATIGVAAPVLLTVLRFVQGFSLGGESSGGFLMALESARPGRRGLLTAVVGTGNAWGLLLANGVLLLVTRLPERQVLSWGWRLPFLFSAVLVVFALRVRLRLAETPEFQRVRAEGAVRSVPALELLSRHGLVTLCASLSALPMFLVFYLGSVFSLKYASTVHVGRAQMLTLLAGSCVFLILAMPFFGRLGDRRGRKAVFVGGIVVMTVAPFAWFPLLGTGSFPLMALGFLVLFAGFAANYGVQGAFYPQLFPTALRYSGMSVSYNVGGLLGGAVSPLVATSLLGRYHSWIPIACYMAAAGVIGLTASLFLRERADTPPPRPAADTTHTVAAGSRPEPADVPRAVLQ, from the coding sequence ATGCATGACGTCCTCACACCCGAGGGGCTGCGCAGAAGAGCCGTCCTGAGCAGCCTCATCGGCAACAGCATCGAGTTCTACGAGTTCCTGATCTACGGGTCGTTCTCGTCCCTGTACTTCGGCAAGCTGTTCTTCCCCTCCTTCTCCCCCACCGCCGGGACGCTGCTGTCGCTGTCGACGTTCGGCGTCGCGTTCGTGGGCCGGCCGCTCGGCGCCTTCGTCTTCGGGCACTTCGGGGACCGGCTGGGCCGCAGAACGACCCTGATCACCACGCTCACCGTGATGGGCGGCGCGACGGTCCTGATCGGTCTGCTGCCCACCTACGCGACGATCGGCGTGGCCGCCCCGGTCCTGCTGACGGTCCTGCGCTTCGTCCAGGGGTTCTCGCTGGGCGGGGAGTCCAGCGGCGGGTTCCTGATGGCGCTGGAGAGCGCCCGGCCCGGCCGGCGGGGCCTGCTCACCGCCGTCGTCGGCACCGGCAACGCCTGGGGGCTCCTGCTGGCCAACGGCGTCCTGCTGCTGGTCACCAGGCTTCCCGAGCGGCAGGTGCTGTCGTGGGGATGGCGTCTGCCGTTCCTCTTCAGCGCGGTGCTCGTGGTCTTCGCGCTGCGCGTGCGGCTGCGGCTCGCGGAGACCCCCGAGTTCCAGCGGGTGCGCGCCGAGGGCGCGGTCAGGTCGGTACCGGCGCTGGAGCTCCTGTCGCGGCACGGGCTGGTCACCCTGTGCGCGTCGCTGTCGGCGCTGCCGATGTTCCTGGTCTTCTACCTCGGTTCGGTGTTCTCGCTGAAGTACGCCTCCACCGTCCACGTCGGCCGGGCGCAGATGCTGACGCTGCTCGCCGGGTCGTGCGTCTTCCTGATCCTCGCCATGCCGTTCTTCGGCCGGCTGGGTGACCGCCGCGGCCGCAAGGCGGTCTTCGTCGGCGGCATCGTCGTCATGACGGTGGCCCCGTTCGCGTGGTTCCCGCTGCTGGGCACCGGTTCCTTCCCGCTGATGGCGCTCGGCTTCCTGGTGCTGTTCGCGGGGTTCGCCGCGAACTACGGGGTGCAGGGGGCGTTCTACCCGCAGCTGTTCCCCACGGCGCTGCGGTACTCGGGGATGTCCGTCAGCTACAACGTGGGCGGTCTGCTCGGCGGCGCCGTCAGCCCGCTCGTCGCCACGTCTCTGCTCGGCAGGTACCACAGCTGGATCCCGATCGCCTGCTACATGGCGGCGGCCGGTGTGATCGGCCTGACCGCCTCGCTGTTCCTGCGCGAGCGCGCCGACACCCCGCCCCCGCGGCCCGCCGCCGACACCACACACACCGTCGCTGCCGGGAGTCGGCCGGAACCGGCGGATGTCCCCCGCGCCGTTCTCCAGTGA
- a CDS encoding 3-oxoacyl-ACP synthase III family protein: MGFGFLGLGGHVPPLVVDNAQVAEWTGAQESWIVERTGILERRYREPGTVTSDLALHAAREALGALPGAADRLGVLIVATSTPDQPQPSTGAILQDKLGLSGIPAFDVNAVCSGFLYALAVAESMLSARLAGQGGDHALVVGTDIYSSLMNRSDRRTVSLFGDGAGAVLLGPVPEGYGVLGWRLVAHGEHRDLVEVPAGGTRIPLDARSREAGEHQFRMRGREVREYALGVLPKVIGEALDSAGVRLEDVDRFILHQANTRLVEACTRELGVDPGRVPLTAPRFGNTATASIPLTLRAENERLPLRRGERLVLAGVGGGMTAGAAVVRWH, encoded by the coding sequence ATGGGCTTCGGATTCCTCGGCCTCGGCGGACACGTGCCGCCGCTGGTCGTCGACAACGCGCAGGTCGCCGAGTGGACGGGTGCCCAGGAGAGCTGGATCGTCGAACGGACCGGCATCCTGGAGCGCCGCTACCGCGAGCCCGGCACCGTCACCTCCGACCTGGCGCTGCACGCCGCCCGCGAGGCACTGGGGGCGCTGCCCGGGGCGGCCGACCGGCTCGGTGTGCTGATCGTGGCCACGTCGACGCCCGACCAGCCGCAGCCCTCCACGGGGGCGATCCTCCAGGACAAGCTCGGCCTGTCCGGCATCCCGGCCTTCGACGTCAACGCGGTCTGCTCGGGCTTCCTGTACGCGCTGGCGGTCGCCGAGTCGATGCTGTCGGCGCGGCTGGCCGGCCAGGGCGGCGACCACGCCCTGGTGGTCGGCACCGACATCTACTCCTCGCTGATGAACCGCTCCGACCGGCGCACCGTCAGCCTCTTCGGCGACGGCGCAGGGGCGGTGCTGCTCGGCCCGGTGCCCGAGGGCTACGGGGTGCTGGGCTGGCGGCTGGTCGCCCACGGCGAGCACCGGGACCTGGTCGAGGTGCCCGCCGGAGGCACCCGCATACCGCTGGACGCCCGCAGCCGGGAGGCCGGCGAGCACCAGTTCCGCATGCGGGGCCGCGAGGTGCGCGAGTACGCGCTCGGCGTGCTGCCCAAGGTGATCGGTGAGGCGCTCGACTCGGCCGGGGTCCGGCTGGAGGACGTGGACCGCTTCATCCTGCACCAGGCCAACACCCGTCTGGTGGAGGCGTGCACGCGGGAGCTCGGCGTCGATCCCGGCCGGGTGCCGCTGACGGCACCGCGGTTCGGCAACACCGCCACCGCCTCCATCCCGCTGACCCTGCGCGCGGAGAACGAACGGCTGCCGCTGCGCCGGGGCGAGCGCCTGGTGCTGGCCGGGGTGGGCGGCGGCATGACGGCGGGGGCCGCGGTCGTCCGCTGGCACTGA
- a CDS encoding AMP-binding protein → MPDATGEFRRARDHLLSSYGDLPRARAFPRPGLGETFSWVADWFDVISDGNTATALRVVDLDRQGALLADTAVSFAELAERSRRVAGWLRSLGVGRGDRVLLMLGNRVELWECLLAAFRLGATVIPAAVQLTSEDLAERLERGRVRHVIAQADLTPRLDALRGGWTRIAVGERVAGWQDYGRARTAAPLRRTVRTRPEEPSLIYFTSGTTARPKMVGHTGLSYPVGHLSTMYWLGLRPGDVHLNISSPGWAKHAWSCLFAPWNAQATVLVVNQPRFAARPLLETMSRCAATSFCAPPTVWRSLIQEDLGRWPVSLREAVAAGEPLNAEIVHRIRDAWGVTVRDGYGQTETTAQIGTPPGMEVVEGALGWALPGYEVALLDPHSGAPVPDGAEGEICLPLAGRPLGLMSGYLGDPEATARAMRDGHYRTGDFATRDAEGLVRYLGRGDDVFKASDYRISPFELESVLLRHAAVAEAAVVPSPEPLRLAVPKAYVALAADYRPEAQTARQILAHAREHLAPYKRIRRIEFAELPKTISGKTQRAELRRREEQRVTRSAQEWWEEDFTG, encoded by the coding sequence ATGCCCGATGCGACCGGAGAGTTCCGGCGCGCCCGCGACCACCTGCTGTCCTCCTACGGGGACCTGCCGCGCGCCCGCGCCTTTCCCCGGCCCGGCCTCGGCGAGACGTTCAGCTGGGTCGCGGACTGGTTCGACGTCATCTCCGACGGCAACACCGCCACCGCGCTGCGCGTGGTCGACCTGGACCGGCAGGGCGCGCTGCTGGCCGACACGGCGGTGAGCTTCGCCGAGCTCGCCGAACGCTCCCGGCGGGTCGCCGGATGGCTGCGCTCGCTCGGCGTGGGGCGCGGCGACCGCGTCCTGCTCATGCTCGGCAACCGGGTCGAGCTGTGGGAGTGCCTGCTGGCCGCGTTCCGCCTGGGCGCCACCGTGATCCCCGCGGCCGTCCAGCTGACCTCCGAGGACCTGGCCGAACGGCTGGAACGCGGCCGGGTGCGGCACGTCATCGCGCAGGCCGACCTCACCCCCCGGCTCGACGCGCTGCGCGGCGGATGGACCCGCATCGCCGTCGGGGAACGGGTCGCGGGCTGGCAGGACTACGGCCGCGCCCGCACCGCCGCACCGCTGCGGCGGACGGTCCGCACGCGGCCCGAGGAGCCGTCGCTCATCTACTTCACCTCGGGCACCACCGCCCGCCCCAAGATGGTCGGGCACACCGGCCTGAGCTATCCCGTCGGTCACCTGTCGACGATGTACTGGCTCGGGCTGCGCCCCGGCGACGTGCACCTGAACATCTCCTCGCCCGGCTGGGCGAAACACGCCTGGAGCTGCCTGTTCGCGCCGTGGAACGCGCAGGCGACGGTCCTGGTCGTCAACCAGCCGCGGTTCGCGGCGCGTCCGCTGCTGGAGACGATGTCACGCTGCGCGGCGACGTCGTTCTGCGCGCCGCCCACCGTGTGGCGGAGCCTGATCCAGGAGGACCTCGGCCGGTGGCCGGTGTCGCTGCGCGAGGCGGTGGCCGCGGGAGAACCGCTCAACGCGGAGATCGTGCACCGCATCCGCGACGCCTGGGGCGTGACGGTCCGCGACGGCTACGGGCAGACCGAGACGACCGCCCAGATCGGCACCCCGCCGGGGATGGAGGTCGTGGAGGGCGCGCTGGGCTGGGCGCTGCCGGGCTACGAGGTGGCGCTGCTGGACCCGCACAGCGGCGCCCCCGTCCCGGACGGCGCGGAGGGCGAGATCTGCCTGCCGCTGGCGGGCAGGCCGCTGGGCCTGATGAGCGGCTACCTCGGCGATCCCGAGGCGACCGCGCGCGCCATGCGCGACGGCCACTACCGCACCGGCGACTTCGCCACCCGCGACGCCGAGGGCCTGGTGCGCTACCTGGGACGCGGTGACGACGTCTTCAAGGCGTCCGACTACCGCATCTCCCCCTTCGAACTGGAGAGCGTGCTGCTGCGGCACGCGGCCGTCGCCGAAGCCGCGGTGGTGCCCTCGCCCGAGCCGCTGCGGCTGGCCGTGCCCAAGGCGTACGTGGCGCTCGCCGCCGACTACCGCCCCGAGGCGCAGACCGCGCGGCAGATCCTCGCGCACGCCCGGGAACACCTCGCGCCCTACAAGCGGATCCGCCGGATCGAGTTCGCCGAACTGCCCAAGACCATCTCCGGCAAGACGCAGCGGGCCGAACTGCGCAGGCGCGAGGAGCAGCGGGTCACGCGTTCGGCGCAGGAGTGGTGGGAGGAGGACTTCACCGGCTAG
- a CDS encoding Phenylacetic acid catabolic protein, protein MPHVPVDTDVYEVFAQTGAGSALSHVGSIVAPRREAAWHLAKETYGRRDDLSRLWVVRRTDMIVSSAGDRTLLAAKTRMPHRQPRFPTTRRRDRSDGPDTPATAPDTAIAGAGTQSSAAGPGEAGSARAGADPVLSGLWRALADDLFVLGNRLGERIVDYIDLEESLAVGSIGQEALAHAETVLALHGFDEAAADAHFFDRPQSRWQVSRVTGLLGDWPSTVACALVVSAAVTVLAEESAAYGPAIAAVRDEQLVHLDHWRRWARALAAWPETREEFARAYAEVTHHAGDLFGAAPDDTPAGAADASATAARLHARLAALVGDSGGPGSRLPHQPVPREAGGGGSVLARCLARGSLVREHYAPEVFL, encoded by the coding sequence ATGCCGCACGTTCCCGTCGACACCGACGTCTACGAGGTGTTCGCGCAGACCGGCGCCGGCTCGGCGCTCAGCCACGTCGGCTCCATCGTCGCGCCGCGCCGGGAGGCCGCCTGGCACCTGGCCAAGGAGACCTACGGGCGCCGCGACGACCTGTCGCGGCTGTGGGTGGTGCGGCGCACCGACATGATCGTCTCCAGCGCCGGTGACCGCACCCTGCTCGCCGCCAAGACCCGGATGCCGCACCGTCAGCCCCGTTTCCCCACCACGCGCCGCCGCGACCGCTCCGACGGCCCGGACACCCCCGCGACGGCCCCCGACACCGCCATCGCCGGTGCCGGGACGCAGAGTTCGGCGGCCGGGCCCGGTGAGGCGGGCTCCGCTCGCGCGGGCGCCGACCCGGTCCTGAGCGGGCTGTGGCGGGCCCTGGCCGACGACCTGTTCGTGCTGGGCAACCGGCTGGGCGAACGCATCGTCGACTACATCGACCTGGAGGAGTCCCTGGCGGTCGGCTCCATCGGCCAGGAGGCACTGGCGCACGCCGAGACGGTCCTGGCCCTGCACGGATTCGACGAGGCCGCCGCCGACGCCCACTTCTTCGACCGGCCGCAGAGCCGGTGGCAGGTCTCCCGTGTCACCGGCCTGCTCGGCGACTGGCCCTCCACCGTGGCGTGCGCCCTGGTGGTCTCCGCGGCCGTCACCGTCCTCGCCGAGGAGAGCGCCGCGTACGGGCCCGCGATCGCCGCCGTCCGCGACGAGCAGCTGGTCCACCTCGACCACTGGCGGCGGTGGGCGCGGGCGCTGGCCGCCTGGCCCGAGACCCGCGAGGAGTTCGCGCGGGCCTACGCCGAGGTGACCCACCACGCCGGCGACCTCTTCGGCGCCGCCCCTGACGACACCCCGGCGGGCGCGGCGGACGCTTCGGCCACGGCCGCACGGCTGCACGCCCGTCTGGCCGCCCTGGTCGGCGACAGCGGCGGCCCCGGATCACGCCTGCCGCACCAACCGGTGCCGCGGGAGGCGGGAGGCGGCGGGAGCGTCCTGGCCCGCTGCCTGGCGCGCGGCAGCCTCGTGCGCGAGCACTACGCCCCGGAGGTGTTCCTGTGA
- a CDS encoding SDR family NAD(P)-dependent oxidoreductase, whose product MRLAGKTAVITGGSRGLGRAIAERYLLEGARVVCAARSPYDIKEVLDLAPGRGAYVPVDVTSSESVTALMAETAERFGGIDVLVANAGVSRDGRVDRLAVTDWQDMVATNLTGVFLCTRAAVPYLERSPAARIVNVSSSMATRVAIGAAGYCATKAAVEMFTRVSAIELGPRGILVNSLAPGILDEGMGQQLTANDKIWSRYKSRLALGRPGSADEAADAAVFLAGPESGYVNGHVLEVNGGLLWS is encoded by the coding sequence ATGAGGCTCGCCGGAAAGACGGCCGTGATCACCGGGGGCTCCCGGGGACTGGGCCGCGCCATCGCGGAACGCTACCTGCTGGAGGGCGCGCGGGTGGTGTGCGCGGCGCGCAGCCCCTACGACATCAAGGAAGTCCTCGACCTGGCGCCCGGCCGCGGCGCCTACGTCCCCGTCGACGTCACCAGCAGCGAGTCGGTCACCGCGCTGATGGCCGAGACCGCCGAGCGCTTCGGCGGCATCGACGTCCTGGTGGCCAACGCCGGGGTGAGCCGCGACGGGCGGGTGGACCGGCTGGCGGTCACCGACTGGCAGGACATGGTGGCCACCAACCTGACCGGGGTGTTCCTGTGCACCCGCGCGGCGGTCCCCTACCTCGAACGCAGCCCGGCCGCCCGGATCGTCAACGTCTCCTCCAGCATGGCCACCCGGGTCGCGATCGGCGCGGCCGGCTACTGCGCCACCAAGGCCGCGGTGGAGATGTTCACCCGGGTCAGCGCCATCGAGCTCGGCCCGCGCGGCATCCTGGTCAACTCCCTGGCCCCGGGCATCCTCGACGAGGGCATGGGGCAGCAGCTGACCGCCAACGACAAGATCTGGTCGCGCTACAAGAGCAGGCTGGCGCTCGGCCGGCCCGGCAGCGCCGACGAGGCCGCCGACGCCGCCGTCTTCCTGGCCGGCCCCGAGTCCGGCTACGTCAACGGCCACGTCCTCGAGGTCAACGGAGGCCTGCTGTGGTCGTGA